The following coding sequences lie in one Deinococcus sp. YIM 134068 genomic window:
- a CDS encoding ATP-binding protein has product MDSGQGHVVDEQAPAVTPHPYDALPLPVWLTDAEGRLTFVNRVWRDYAGPDAAGVPGLTFSDLLHPEERAEALARWQAARLGGDEFAGEYRLRDRAGVDRPFRLHARPAGEDPLGPWVFTVDAEMGTDATLEREVEARRNAELIAAVADALQRAATPEEVSRLALDLIGPALGARSMLVVRLDGPPTDDAGIRLPTIWGDTPEAITAYMTRPGLRLGETPLLCRAAREGRGLYLDDYRAEPGSLPSFPALAGGFEPIRTPDGTLEGFLVVWRPAGPAAWSEAGRRLLRRAADTLGLALERAAAAQRLAEESAALDAFVAFAEAVGSETGVLALARQAGAVLRANLGDVSVAYYELEGELWRARAWSGDISPEVAASISAGVGRDAPSFRQAVEERGPLFVPGWDPAREEVAHTEAYGAVALYPYFVGGEPRGLLATGTRDARAWSERERAVLQAVGRSLGLSLERAEAASRLALQNRELEARTAALEGFAELTRDVGLRADPYALVRRAQEVVLSMLPPGYALYYELEGTLWRNRVQVGSVGHADLQATIDAGLDFGTTRSLHVPWHTREPLYQDEYAKGTDTTPDMVDHINTVASLPVLVHGEPVGVFVACVFEPRRWAGTERAVMEAVVGSLGIALEGARGVADLARRTREVAEWRERYEVAVQGSGHLLYDWNAEAGEIVYGGPVEAITGYPPEELTGGPSDWTGRLIHPEDRAPFREAVVRALLGHGPLQANFRIVRRGGDVREVEADGHLFRGAGGEVVRVVGLVKDVTERREAEERLRRSNEELRRSNAELEQFAYVASHDLQAPLRAVTSFAELTLRRYEERLDERGQVYLRQIVENGQHMKRLVDDLLGFSRLNTRPRQNDETDAEAVFDAVARRLTEEVGALGGQLRRGPLPRVLADAGRLDQLLQNLISNALKYRREEVPPQVHVTAQREGEFWRFAVSDNGLGIETQYFERIFVIFQRLHGREEFEGTGIGLAVCKKIVEGHGGRLWLESTPGEGSTFFFTLPAA; this is encoded by the coding sequence ATGGATTCCGGTCAGGGGCACGTGGTGGACGAGCAGGCTCCCGCCGTCACCCCCCACCCCTACGACGCGCTGCCCCTCCCCGTGTGGCTCACGGACGCGGAGGGCAGGCTGACCTTCGTGAATCGCGTCTGGCGGGACTATGCCGGACCGGACGCAGCGGGGGTGCCGGGCCTGACCTTTTCCGACCTCCTGCACCCCGAGGAGCGGGCGGAGGCGCTGGCCCGCTGGCAGGCGGCGCGTTTGGGAGGGGACGAGTTCGCGGGCGAGTACCGGCTGCGTGACCGGGCGGGCGTGGACCGACCCTTCCGGCTGCACGCCCGGCCCGCCGGGGAGGACCCCCTCGGCCCGTGGGTCTTCACGGTGGACGCGGAGATGGGCACGGACGCCACGCTCGAACGGGAGGTGGAGGCGCGCCGGAACGCCGAACTCATCGCGGCGGTGGCGGACGCGCTGCAACGGGCGGCGACGCCCGAGGAGGTGTCGCGGCTGGCGCTCGACCTGATCGGCCCGGCCCTGGGGGCGCGGAGCATGCTGGTCGTGCGGCTCGACGGCCCCCCCACCGACGACGCGGGCATCCGGCTGCCGACGATCTGGGGCGACACGCCCGAAGCCATCACCGCCTACATGACCCGGCCCGGTCTGCGGCTCGGCGAGACTCCGCTGCTCTGCCGCGCGGCGCGGGAGGGGCGCGGCCTGTACCTGGACGACTACCGGGCGGAGCCGGGGAGCCTCCCCTCGTTCCCGGCGCTGGCGGGCGGCTTCGAGCCGATTCGCACGCCCGACGGAACGCTGGAGGGCTTTCTGGTGGTGTGGCGGCCCGCCGGTCCCGCTGCCTGGAGCGAGGCGGGACGGCGGCTGCTGCGGCGGGCGGCGGACACCCTGGGGCTGGCGCTGGAGCGGGCGGCGGCGGCGCAACGGCTGGCGGAGGAGTCGGCGGCGCTCGACGCCTTCGTGGCCTTTGCCGAGGCGGTGGGCAGCGAGACGGGCGTGCTGGCGCTCGCGCGGCAGGCGGGCGCGGTGCTGCGCGCCAACCTGGGCGACGTGAGCGTGGCGTACTACGAGCTGGAGGGCGAGTTGTGGCGGGCGCGGGCGTGGTCGGGGGACATCTCCCCGGAGGTGGCGGCCAGCATCTCGGCGGGCGTGGGGCGGGACGCGCCGAGCTTCCGGCAGGCGGTGGAGGAGCGCGGGCCGCTCTTCGTGCCCGGCTGGGACCCCGCGCGCGAGGAGGTGGCCCACACCGAGGCCTACGGGGCGGTCGCCCTGTACCCGTACTTCGTGGGCGGGGAGCCGCGCGGCCTGCTCGCCACCGGGACGCGGGACGCCCGCGCGTGGTCCGAGCGGGAGCGGGCGGTCCTTCAGGCGGTGGGGCGCAGCCTGGGCCTGTCGCTGGAGCGGGCGGAGGCGGCCTCCCGGCTCGCCCTCCAGAACCGGGAACTGGAGGCGCGCACGGCGGCCCTGGAGGGCTTCGCCGAGCTGACGCGCGACGTGGGCCTGCGCGCCGACCCGTACGCACTCGTCCGCCGGGCGCAGGAGGTCGTCCTCTCCATGCTGCCGCCCGGCTACGCCCTGTACTACGAGCTGGAGGGGACGCTGTGGCGCAACCGGGTACAGGTGGGGAGCGTGGGCCACGCCGACCTCCAGGCCACCATCGACGCGGGGCTGGACTTCGGGACAACCCGCTCCCTGCATGTGCCGTGGCACACCCGCGAGCCGCTGTATCAGGACGAGTACGCCAAGGGGACCGACACGACCCCGGATATGGTGGACCACATCAACACGGTCGCCTCGCTGCCCGTTCTCGTCCACGGGGAGCCGGTGGGCGTGTTCGTCGCGTGCGTGTTCGAACCCCGGCGCTGGGCGGGGACCGAGCGGGCGGTCATGGAGGCCGTGGTGGGCAGCCTGGGCATCGCGCTGGAGGGGGCGCGGGGGGTGGCCGACCTCGCGCGGCGCACCCGTGAGGTCGCCGAGTGGCGCGAGCGGTACGAGGTGGCGGTGCAGGGGTCCGGGCACCTGCTGTACGACTGGAACGCCGAGGCGGGCGAGATCGTCTACGGCGGCCCGGTGGAGGCCATCACGGGCTACCCGCCGGAGGAGCTGACGGGCGGGCCGAGCGACTGGACCGGACGCCTGATCCACCCGGAGGACCGCGCCCCCTTCCGTGAGGCGGTGGTCCGCGCGCTGCTTGGGCACGGTCCCCTCCAGGCGAACTTCCGGATCGTCCGCCGGGGCGGTGACGTGCGCGAGGTCGAGGCCGACGGGCATCTCTTCCGGGGGGCGGGGGGCGAGGTCGTGCGGGTCGTGGGTCTGGTCAAGGACGTGACCGAGCGCCGGGAGGCCGAGGAGCGGCTTCGGCGCAGCAACGAGGAACTCAGGCGCAGCAACGCCGAGCTGGAGCAGTTCGCCTACGTCGCCTCCCACGACCTGCAAGCGCCCCTGCGCGCGGTGACGAGCTTCGCCGAACTCACCCTGCGCCGCTACGAGGAGCGGCTCGACGAGCGCGGGCAGGTCTACCTCCGGCAGATCGTCGAGAACGGCCAGCACATGAAGCGGCTGGTGGACGACCTGCTGGGCTTCTCGCGCCTGAATACCCGCCCCCGCCAGAACGACGAGACCGACGCGGAGGCCGTCTTCGACGCCGTGGCCCGCCGCCTCACGGAGGAGGTGGGGGCGCTGGGCGGCCAGCTTCGCCGGGGGCCACTGCCGCGCGTCCTCGCCGACGCGGGGCGGCTCGACCAACTGCTGCAAAACCTGATCTCCAACGCCCTCAAGTACCGCCGCGAGGAGGTGCCGCCGCAGGTCCACGTCACGGCCCAGCGCGAGGGCGAGTTCTGGCGTTTCGCGGTCTCGGACAACGGCCTCGGGATCGAGACGCAGTATTTCGAGCGCATCTTCGTCATCTTCCAGCGCCTGCATGGCCGGGAGGAGTTCGAGGGGACGGGCATCGGCCTCGCCGTGTGCAAGAAGATCGTCGAGGGACACGGCGGGCGGCTGTGGCTAGAGAGCACGCCGGGCGAGGGGTCCACCTTCTTCTTCACGCTCCCGGCGGCCTGA
- a CDS encoding glutamate synthase subunit beta: MGKVTGFLEYQRVKEAYEPIDERLKNYKEFVHELNVEQSRVQAARCMDCGVPFCNNGCPVNNLIPDWNDLVYDNDWRAAIDALHATNNFPEFTGRICPAPCEAACTLNLTSDEPVGIKSIERSIIDHAWGQGWVVPQPPPFKTGKRVAVVGSGPAGLAAAQQLARAGHDVTVFEKNDRVGGLLRYGIPDFKLDKGLIDRRAEQMEAEGVTFRTGVLVGAFPEGSTVTNLARETVTPEGLREEFDAVLLAGGAEQPRDLPVPGRELQGVHFAMEFLPQQNRVNAGDRLDGQIHAGGKHVVVIGGGDTGSDCMGTSHRHGAAHVTQFELLPMPPEHENKPLVWPYWPQKLRTSSSHEEGGEREFAIATKEFLGENGRVTALKTVRLEWEGGRMQEVEGSEEIMPADLVLLAMGFVSPVGSVLDVFGIQKDQRGNAHATTDEAGGYVTSVPGVFAAGDMRRGQSLVVWAIREGRQAARAVDEFLMGSSDLPR, encoded by the coding sequence ATGGGCAAAGTCACCGGCTTTCTGGAGTATCAGCGCGTCAAAGAGGCGTACGAGCCTATCGACGAGCGCCTGAAGAACTACAAGGAGTTCGTCCACGAGCTGAACGTGGAGCAGTCGCGGGTGCAGGCCGCGCGCTGCATGGACTGCGGCGTTCCCTTCTGCAACAACGGGTGCCCGGTCAACAACCTGATTCCCGACTGGAACGATCTCGTCTACGACAACGACTGGCGGGCGGCCATCGACGCGCTCCACGCGACGAACAACTTCCCGGAGTTCACGGGCCGTATCTGCCCGGCCCCGTGCGAGGCGGCCTGCACGCTCAACCTCACGTCGGACGAGCCGGTGGGCATCAAGTCCATCGAGCGGTCCATCATCGACCATGCGTGGGGGCAGGGGTGGGTCGTGCCCCAGCCACCTCCTTTCAAGACGGGCAAGCGGGTGGCGGTCGTCGGGTCGGGTCCAGCGGGCCTCGCGGCGGCGCAACAACTGGCCCGCGCCGGGCATGATGTGACCGTGTTCGAGAAGAACGACCGGGTGGGCGGCCTGCTACGGTACGGCATCCCCGACTTCAAGCTCGACAAGGGCCTGATCGACCGCCGCGCCGAGCAGATGGAGGCCGAGGGCGTGACCTTCCGCACCGGGGTCCTCGTCGGGGCGTTCCCTGAGGGGTCCACGGTCACGAACCTCGCGCGGGAGACGGTGACACCGGAGGGGCTGCGCGAGGAGTTCGACGCCGTGCTCCTCGCGGGCGGGGCCGAGCAACCGCGTGACCTGCCCGTGCCGGGGCGGGAGTTGCAGGGCGTCCACTTCGCGATGGAGTTCCTGCCGCAGCAGAACCGGGTGAACGCGGGCGACCGGCTGGACGGCCAGATTCACGCCGGGGGCAAGCATGTCGTCGTGATCGGCGGCGGCGACACGGGGTCGGACTGCATGGGCACGTCGCACCGCCACGGGGCCGCGCACGTCACCCAGTTCGAGCTGCTCCCCATGCCGCCCGAGCACGAGAACAAGCCGCTGGTCTGGCCGTACTGGCCGCAGAAGCTCCGCACGTCCTCCAGCCACGAGGAGGGCGGCGAGCGCGAGTTCGCCATCGCCACGAAGGAATTTCTGGGCGAGAACGGGCGCGTCACGGCCCTCAAGACGGTGCGGCTGGAGTGGGAGGGCGGCAGGATGCAGGAGGTCGAGGGCAGCGAGGAGATCATGCCCGCCGACCTCGTGCTGCTGGCGATGGGCTTCGTCAGCCCGGTGGGCAGCGTCCTCGACGTGTTCGGCATCCAGAAGGACCAGCGGGGGAACGCGCACGCCACCACCGACGAGGCGGGCGGCTACGTCACGAGCGTCCCCGGCGTCTTCGCGGCGGGCGACATGCGCCGGGGCCAGTCGCTCGTCGTCTGGGCCATCCGCGAGGGACGGCAGGCGGCCCGCGCCGTGGACGAGTTCCTGATGGGGTCGAGCGACCTGCCGCGCTGA